The Methanoplanus sp. FWC-SCC4 genome has a window encoding:
- a CDS encoding HAD family hydrolase, translated as MGVAVLMILCAGCATTADDIRVDATPDAASGESYTTISVNEIAESLAGGGPIIAGLDLDSTTFYTDSVYYYGMTNIDGPDNTNIFGDNPEQNPEFVRAINNEFVGYYMPKNAAANVIRMHRERGDMVIFITKKHSSPEERISDYISVIFGIENPKVIFTNGTSKTPYINEENVSVYYGDSDGDITDSLSADNCTPYRFMRNKMTLQYNNLNYSLGQYGESVVENSDY; from the coding sequence ATGGGAGTGGCCGTTCTTATGATCCTTTGTGCCGGGTGCGCCACTACTGCTGATGATATCAGAGTGGATGCGACACCAGATGCAGCATCCGGTGAGTCATATACAACCATTAGTGTAAATGAGATTGCAGAAAGTCTTGCAGGGGGCGGCCCTATCATCGCCGGGCTGGATCTGGACAGTACGACCTTCTACACCGATTCGGTCTATTACTACGGAATGACGAATATCGACGGGCCTGATAACACGAACATCTTTGGGGATAATCCTGAACAAAATCCCGAGTTCGTAAGAGCAATCAACAATGAGTTTGTCGGCTATTATATGCCGAAAAATGCAGCGGCGAATGTCATTCGGATGCACCGGGAGCGTGGCGACATGGTGATATTCATCACAAAGAAGCACAGTTCTCCCGAGGAGAGAATTTCAGATTATATAAGTGTAATATTTGGCATTGAGAATCCGAAAGTAATCTTTACAAACGGCACGTCAAAGACACCATACATAAATGAAGAGAATGTCTCTGTTTACTACGGAGACTCAGATGGCGACATCACCGATTCCCTGTCGGCTGATAACTGTACTCCTTACCGGTTTATGCGAAATAAAATGACCCTGCAGTACAATAACTTAAACTACAGTCTGGGACAGTATGGCGAGAGTGTCGTAGAGAATTCAGATTACTGA
- a CDS encoding RNA recognition motif domain-containing protein, protein MVNNKIYVGNLLYSLSKERLEEQFSLYGNVTGIKIVQRRYAYITYETEEEAKNAVRRSDGMIFYGRKIKVELAIKGK, encoded by the coding sequence ATGGTGAACAATAAAATATATGTGGGGAATCTTCTTTACTCCCTTAGTAAAGAAAGACTCGAGGAGCAGTTTTCCCTATACGGAAATGTTACAGGGATCAAAATTGTTCAGCGGAGATATGCCTATATTACATATGAAACTGAAGAAGAGGCCAAAAATGCTGTAAGAAGATCAGACGGCATGATATTCTACGGAAGAAAAATTAAAGTGGAACTCGCAATTAAAGGCAAATAA
- the putP gene encoding sodium/proline symporter PutP produces the protein MVSNGIEILAAFIVYLGIMVAIGLLYYKKTHTVSDYILGSRGLNRYVAALSAEASDMSGWLLLGLPGLAYISGMSAIWVALGLIIGTFLNWKFVAKRLRIYTHLANDSLTLPDFFRNRFNDKSDILGGISSVFILIFFLIYTSAQFVSGGKLFNTVFGIDYTAALLIGSLIVVAYTFTGGFKAVCLTDFIQGVLMFFALLSVPIAAMILIGGPAETLAGISQINPDLLNPFIDGESGSPLTFIAIVSMLAWGLGYFGQPHILVRFMAIKKPEEITEARNVAMIWVIISLLSAVAIGLIGKIFLSQPLVGSDSETVFMVMTGEVFFSFLAGIIYCGILAAIMSTASSQLLVSASAVSQDLYKAFLKKDAKDKELIWVSRFSVLFVAVIAIGLAIDPNSFVFSIVSYAWAGFGAAFGPAILMALFWKRTTRQGALAGIIIGGLTVLIWKQFAFFGLYEIVPGFILSMLAIYVVSKMTPEPDDSMIAVFEETEKALKESN, from the coding sequence ATGGTTAGCAATGGCATTGAAATACTGGCTGCCTTTATCGTATATCTCGGTATAATGGTTGCAATCGGTCTTTTATACTACAAAAAGACCCACACAGTGAGTGACTATATTCTTGGAAGCAGAGGACTAAACCGCTATGTTGCTGCATTAAGTGCAGAAGCATCGGATATGAGCGGATGGCTCCTTTTGGGTCTTCCCGGACTTGCATACATATCAGGTATGTCGGCAATATGGGTTGCACTCGGTCTTATTATCGGAACATTCCTTAACTGGAAATTCGTTGCAAAACGTCTGCGTATATACACCCATCTTGCAAACGATTCTCTGACACTCCCCGACTTTTTCAGAAACCGTTTCAATGACAAATCGGATATTCTCGGGGGGATCTCTTCAGTATTTATTCTGATATTTTTCCTGATATACACGTCAGCACAGTTTGTATCAGGCGGAAAACTCTTCAATACAGTATTTGGAATCGACTACACCGCCGCTTTGTTAATCGGTTCATTAATCGTTGTCGCATACACCTTTACAGGGGGATTCAAGGCTGTATGTCTGACTGATTTCATTCAGGGAGTACTAATGTTCTTTGCCCTGCTCTCTGTTCCTATTGCCGCGATGATTTTAATCGGCGGTCCTGCGGAAACACTGGCAGGAATAAGCCAGATAAATCCTGATCTGTTAAACCCGTTCATCGACGGTGAGAGCGGAAGCCCGCTTACATTCATAGCAATCGTCTCAATGCTTGCATGGGGTCTCGGGTATTTCGGACAGCCGCACATTCTTGTCAGGTTCATGGCAATAAAAAAGCCCGAAGAGATAACCGAGGCAAGAAATGTTGCAATGATCTGGGTAATTATCTCATTACTCTCAGCAGTTGCAATCGGTCTCATCGGAAAGATTTTCCTTAGCCAGCCTCTGGTCGGTTCAGACTCCGAGACTGTTTTCATGGTGATGACCGGTGAAGTCTTCTTCTCATTCCTGGCAGGCATCATCTACTGCGGTATCCTTGCAGCCATTATGAGTACGGCTTCATCACAGCTTTTAGTCAGTGCCTCCGCCGTATCACAGGATCTTTACAAAGCATTCCTCAAAAAAGATGCAAAGGACAAAGAACTCATATGGGTCAGCCGTTTCTCGGTTCTGTTCGTTGCAGTAATCGCAATAGGCCTTGCAATTGATCCAAACAGCTTTGTATTCTCGATTGTTTCATACGCATGGGCGGGATTCGGAGCTGCATTTGGTCCGGCAATATTAATGGCACTATTCTGGAAGAGAACAACCCGCCAGGGTGCCCTTGCAGGAATTATTATCGGTGGTCTCACAGTTCTTATATGGAAACAGTTTGCATTCTTCGGACTCTATGAGATTGTGCCCGGATTCATCCTTTCAATGCTTGCAATATACGTGGTCAGCAAAATGACTCCGGAGCCGGACGACTCCATGATTGCAGTGTTTGAGGAGACTGAAAAAGCGTTAAAGGAAAGCAACTAA